The Corynebacterium pseudopelargi genome contains a region encoding:
- the fkpA gene encoding FKBP-type peptidyl-prolyl cis-trans isomerase FkpA translates to MEKPQIEVPEGPAPEDIVIVDLVEGDGAEAQPGGFVEVHYVGVDFETGQEFDSSWDRGQSIEFPLSGLIAGWQEGIPGMKVGGRRQLTIPPEAAYGPEGGGHPLSGRTLVFVIDLLDTK, encoded by the coding sequence ATGGAAAAGCCCCAGATCGAGGTACCTGAAGGTCCTGCACCTGAAGACATCGTGATCGTCGACCTTGTGGAAGGCGATGGCGCCGAAGCACAACCCGGCGGTTTCGTCGAGGTGCACTATGTTGGTGTGGACTTCGAAACTGGTCAAGAGTTTGACTCTTCCTGGGATCGCGGTCAAAGCATCGAATTCCCACTGTCCGGCCTCATCGCTGGTTGGCAAGAGGGCATCCCCGGCATGAAGGTTGGCGGCCGCCGTCAGCTGACCATCCCGCCGGAGGCAGCCTACGGCCCCGAAGGCGGCGGACACCCGCTGTCTGGTCGCACCCTGGTCTTTGTTATCGACTTGCTCGATACCAAGTAA
- a CDS encoding DUF3027 domain-containing protein has translation MDNGTVASRRNKQRRSSGPLLDAKAVAAAREALEALDEGEVGEHIGVKGVSKYAATHRFRAEVEGYSGWEWNAVVAWAPGNTAVTINEVALVQGGDALKAPAWVPYHERVRPGDLGPKDVLPPRADDPRLEGEAPRHLSGYGLKEAQERLESGDFGPSSPFARHAQFHCKTCAFFLPVANKAFAGGACVNEYSADGHVVAEDFGCGAHSDTPPAEPLSTNDNKAFDDERPERFQVR, from the coding sequence ATGGATAATGGCACTGTGGCTAGCAGACGTAACAAGCAAAGAAGGTCCTCCGGGCCACTGCTCGACGCCAAGGCCGTAGCTGCCGCGCGTGAAGCACTCGAAGCGCTCGACGAAGGAGAAGTAGGCGAGCACATCGGAGTCAAAGGCGTAAGCAAGTATGCAGCCACCCACCGCTTTCGAGCCGAGGTAGAAGGCTATAGCGGCTGGGAGTGGAATGCTGTGGTGGCCTGGGCGCCAGGCAACACAGCGGTGACCATCAACGAAGTGGCCCTGGTTCAAGGCGGAGACGCACTCAAAGCACCAGCGTGGGTGCCTTATCACGAGCGCGTTCGCCCAGGAGATCTCGGGCCAAAAGACGTGCTGCCCCCACGCGCAGATGATCCACGCCTAGAAGGCGAAGCCCCACGCCACTTGAGTGGCTACGGCCTCAAAGAAGCACAAGAACGACTCGAATCAGGCGATTTTGGCCCCAGCTCACCCTTTGCGCGCCATGCCCAATTCCACTGCAAAACCTGCGCCTTTTTCCTCCCGGTAGCCAATAAGGCCTTCGCCGGTGGTGCGTGCGTGAATGAATACTCAGCAGATGGCCACGTGGTGGCAGAAGACTTTGGCTGTGGCGCGCACTCCGATACACCGCCCGCCGAGCCTTTGAGCACCAACGACAACAAAGCCTTCGACGACGAACGCCCCGAGCGCTTCCAGGTGCGATAG
- a CDS encoding citrate synthase: MATDNNKAVLHYPGGEYEMNLIEASEGNNGIVLDKLLSETGLVTFDPGYVSTGSCESKITYIDGDAGILRHRGYDIADLAENATFNEVSYLLIKGHLPTVEELRNFNDEIRHHTLLDEDFKAQFNIFPRNSHPMAVLASSLNILSTYYQDQLNPLDEEQLDKATVRLLAKVPMLAAYAYRASKGQPYMYPDNSLNARENFLRMMFGYPTEPYEVDPVVAKALDKLLILHADHEQNCSTSTVRMIGSAQANMFVAIAGGINALSGPLHGGANQAVLEMLEEIKQNGGDATDFMNRVKNKEKGVRLMGFGHRVYKNYDPRAAIVKETAHEILEHLGGDDLLDLAMKLEEIALNDDYFVSRKLYPNVDFYTGLIYRAMGFPTDFFTVLFAIGRLPGWIAQYREQLSTTTKINRPRQVYTGEALRKVTPREER; encoded by the coding sequence GTGGCTACTGACAACAACAAGGCCGTTCTCCACTACCCCGGTGGCGAGTATGAGATGAACCTCATCGAAGCTTCTGAGGGCAATAACGGCATTGTCCTCGACAAGCTTTTGAGCGAAACTGGTCTGGTCACCTTCGACCCCGGTTATGTCTCCACCGGCTCCTGCGAATCCAAGATCACCTACATCGATGGCGATGCGGGCATCCTGCGCCACCGCGGATACGACATTGCCGACCTGGCCGAAAACGCCACCTTCAACGAGGTTTCCTACCTCCTGATCAAGGGTCACCTGCCCACCGTTGAAGAGCTGCGTAACTTCAACGACGAGATCCGCCACCACACCCTGCTGGATGAGGACTTCAAGGCGCAGTTCAACATCTTCCCGCGCAACTCCCACCCGATGGCAGTGCTGGCTTCCTCGCTGAACATTCTGTCTACCTACTACCAGGATCAGCTCAACCCCCTCGACGAGGAGCAACTGGACAAGGCCACCGTTCGCCTGCTGGCGAAGGTGCCGATGCTGGCGGCCTACGCATACCGCGCATCCAAGGGCCAGCCCTACATGTACCCGGATAACTCGCTGAATGCTCGCGAGAACTTCCTGCGCATGATGTTCGGCTACCCCACCGAGCCCTACGAGGTAGACCCGGTAGTGGCAAAGGCCCTGGATAAGCTGCTCATCCTGCACGCAGACCACGAGCAGAACTGCTCCACCTCCACCGTGCGCATGATTGGTTCTGCACAGGCCAACATGTTCGTGGCAATCGCCGGTGGCATCAACGCCCTGTCCGGCCCGCTGCACGGTGGCGCAAACCAGGCCGTGCTGGAGATGCTTGAAGAAATCAAGCAAAACGGCGGCGACGCCACCGACTTCATGAACCGCGTGAAGAACAAGGAAAAGGGCGTACGCCTGATGGGCTTCGGCCACCGCGTGTACAAGAACTACGACCCGCGTGCGGCCATCGTGAAGGAAACCGCACACGAGATCCTTGAGCACCTCGGCGGCGACGATCTGCTGGATCTGGCCATGAAGCTCGAAGAGATTGCACTCAACGACGATTACTTCGTCTCCCGCAAGCTCTACCCGAACGTGGACTTCTACACCGGCCTGATCTACCGCGCCATGGGCTTCCCCACGGACTTCTTCACCGTGCTCTTTGCCATTGGTCGCCTGCCCGGCTGGATCGCTCAGTACCGCGAGCAGCTTTCCACCACCACCAAGATCAACCGCCCGCGCCAGGTGTACACCGGCGAGGCACTGCGCAAGGTCACCCCGCGCGAAGAGCGCTAA
- the serC gene encoding phosphoserine transaminase encodes MSEFPSLPKDLIPSDARFGCGPSKVRPEQLQAVVDHGIDIIGTSHRQPAVKDVVGSVREGLASLFSLPEGYEIVLSLGGATAFWDAATFGLIEQQSGHLAFGEFSSKFAQASKKAPWLQEPTVISAEPGDAPAPQAMEGCDVLAWAHNETSTGAMVEVVRPEGSDGSLIAIDATSGAGGLPVDMSQADVYYFSPQKCFASDGGLWLAAMSPAAIERIAKINASDRFIPAFLNLQTAVENSRKNQTYNTPAVGTLLMLDNQVQWMNEAGGLDAMVARTSANAKALYDWAEAHEHASCFVSDPAKRSLVVGTIDFDDSIDAAALAKALRANGILDVEPYRKLGRNQLRIGMFPAIDTEDIVTLTKAIDYTIEHMA; translated from the coding sequence ATGAGCGAATTTCCATCGTTGCCCAAAGATCTCATCCCTTCGGATGCTCGTTTCGGCTGCGGCCCTTCTAAGGTTCGCCCGGAGCAGCTCCAGGCCGTTGTCGATCACGGCATCGACATCATTGGCACCTCTCACCGCCAGCCTGCTGTGAAAGACGTTGTTGGTTCTGTTCGCGAGGGCTTGGCCTCTTTGTTCTCCCTGCCCGAGGGCTATGAAATCGTCCTCTCCCTCGGTGGCGCCACCGCCTTTTGGGATGCCGCAACCTTCGGCCTGATCGAGCAGCAATCCGGTCACCTTGCCTTTGGTGAGTTCTCCTCGAAGTTCGCCCAGGCCTCGAAGAAGGCCCCTTGGTTGCAAGAGCCAACCGTGATTAGCGCGGAACCAGGCGATGCACCCGCACCGCAGGCCATGGAAGGCTGCGATGTGCTGGCGTGGGCTCACAATGAAACCTCCACCGGTGCCATGGTGGAAGTTGTTCGCCCCGAGGGCAGCGATGGTTCCCTGATCGCCATCGACGCCACCTCCGGTGCCGGCGGCTTGCCAGTGGATATGAGCCAGGCCGATGTGTACTACTTCTCTCCTCAGAAGTGCTTCGCCTCTGATGGTGGCCTGTGGTTGGCTGCAATGAGCCCGGCTGCCATTGAGCGCATTGCCAAGATCAATGCCTCGGATCGCTTCATCCCGGCCTTTTTAAATCTCCAAACTGCTGTGGAGAATTCCCGCAAGAACCAGACCTACAACACCCCGGCCGTGGGCACCTTGCTCATGCTGGATAACCAGGTGCAGTGGATGAATGAAGCCGGCGGCCTCGACGCGATGGTGGCTCGCACCTCTGCGAATGCCAAGGCCTTGTACGACTGGGCCGAGGCGCACGAGCACGCCTCCTGCTTTGTCAGCGATCCCGCCAAGCGCTCGCTGGTGGTGGGCACCATCGATTTTGATGATTCCATCGATGCTGCCGCCCTTGCCAAGGCGCTGCGCGCCAATGGCATCTTGGATGTTGAGCCTTACCGCAAGCTTGGCCGCAACCAGCTTCGCATTGGTATGTTCCCGGCCATTGATACCGAGGATATTGTCACCTTGACCAAGGCCATCGACTACACCATCGAGCACATGGCTTAA
- a CDS encoding carboxyl transferase domain-containing protein yields MTRTSAQELIDDVLDPGSYQSWDSPPEYHDISEDYRASLARAREKSGVDESVITGEGTINGQAVAVVLSEFGFLGGSIGAATARRIIDAIHKATDQRLPLLISPSSGGTRMQEGTPAFALMVSITTAVYRHKDAHLPFMVYLRNPTTGGVMASWGSAGHITYAEPDALLGFLGPRVVELTTGRTIESHIQSGEHLAASGVIDGVIPPEQLAASVSKLMRILQAPSPRAEEEPPAAPAPGPTPPSAWESITATREDDRPGLGDLLNALGEDNFIELSGSGDGRTSQAIRIVLARMFDQPVVIIGQDRHQQPPIAQEEMGNAALRVARRGIQLAHELKIPLISVVDTPGAELSAEAETGGMAGSIARTLSELVSVDVPTVSVILGQGCGGGALAMLPADIVLAAEHGWLSPLPPEGASAIIYRDTEHAPQMMEEQGVQAAQLLAAGVIDRIVPEHDGLIEAVLAHIHKALWDLHTAPQRVGREQRMRHYEKLADRLS; encoded by the coding sequence ATGACCCGCACCTCAGCTCAAGAACTCATCGATGATGTCCTCGACCCCGGCTCCTATCAATCCTGGGATAGCCCTCCGGAATACCACGATATCTCCGAGGATTATCGCGCCAGCTTGGCTCGCGCAAGGGAAAAATCGGGGGTAGATGAATCGGTCATTACCGGCGAAGGCACCATCAATGGCCAAGCCGTGGCCGTGGTACTCAGCGAATTTGGGTTCCTTGGCGGATCTATTGGTGCAGCAACGGCGCGAAGGATTATCGACGCCATCCACAAAGCCACCGATCAACGCCTTCCGCTGCTCATCTCGCCTTCTTCAGGTGGCACCCGCATGCAAGAAGGCACACCAGCATTTGCACTCATGGTCTCTATTACCACCGCGGTATATCGCCATAAAGACGCCCATCTGCCCTTCATGGTGTACTTGCGCAACCCCACCACCGGTGGCGTGATGGCGTCGTGGGGTTCAGCGGGGCATATCACCTATGCCGAGCCCGATGCACTGCTTGGATTCCTAGGCCCACGCGTAGTGGAATTGACCACCGGCAGAACCATCGAAAGCCACATCCAATCAGGAGAACATCTTGCAGCAAGCGGAGTCATCGATGGTGTGATCCCACCCGAGCAATTAGCAGCGTCCGTGTCCAAGCTCATGCGGATCCTTCAAGCACCATCGCCTCGTGCTGAAGAGGAACCACCAGCCGCACCTGCTCCCGGCCCGACACCTCCAAGCGCATGGGAGTCGATTACCGCTACCCGGGAGGATGATCGCCCCGGTCTTGGAGATTTGCTCAATGCACTCGGCGAGGACAACTTTATTGAGCTTTCCGGCTCCGGCGATGGAAGAACCTCACAGGCAATCCGCATTGTCTTGGCGCGCATGTTTGATCAGCCCGTGGTGATCATCGGCCAAGATCGCCACCAGCAGCCACCGATTGCGCAGGAAGAAATGGGCAATGCCGCGCTACGTGTTGCCCGCCGAGGCATCCAATTGGCCCATGAGCTTAAAATCCCCCTGATCTCCGTAGTAGATACTCCCGGTGCAGAATTAAGCGCCGAGGCAGAAACAGGAGGCATGGCAGGTTCCATTGCGCGCACGCTGAGCGAGCTGGTGTCAGTCGATGTGCCCACTGTCTCTGTCATCTTGGGTCAAGGCTGCGGCGGTGGCGCCCTGGCCATGCTGCCAGCCGATATCGTATTAGCCGCCGAGCACGGCTGGCTTAGCCCCCTGCCACCAGAGGGCGCATCTGCGATTATCTATCGCGATACCGAGCACGCGCCCCAGATGATGGAAGAACAGGGCGTGCAGGCAGCACAACTGTTAGCCGCAGGAGTCATTGACAGGATTGTGCCCGAACACGATGGCCTGATCGAGGCAGTCTTGGCGCATATTCACAAAGCGCTGTGGGATCTCCACACCGCTCCCCAGCGTGTTGGGCGCGAACAAAGGATGCGCCACTACGAAAAGCTGGCCGATCGGCTGAGCTAA
- a CDS encoding NCS2 family permease — translation MEASGSSTTQQSALDRYFKISERGSTIGTEIRAGVVTFFAMAYIIILNPLILGTGEDVNGKVLGIPQVAAATALAAGVMTIAFGLIARYPFGIAAGLGINTLVAVTMVSSEGLTWEEAMGLVVLDGIVIVILAVSGFRTAVFAAIPPSMIAAMSVGIGMFIALIGLVDAGFVRRIPDAAHTTVPVSLGTGGSIASWPTFVFVLGLIICGFMVIRNVRGGLFIGIVLTTIIAMVVEAITGAGSSADDPVGGWNLAVPTFPDGFGGIPDLSIVGDVSIFGAFSHVGALAATLLLFTLVLANFFDAMGTMTALGKQAELVDAQGVLPDMKKALIVEGTGAIIGGGASASSNTVYVDSAAGIADGARTGLANVVTGLLFLLAMFLTPLYEVVPIEAAAPVLVIVGALMIGQVRDIDFNQFHIALPAFLTIVVMPFTYSIANGIGVGFIAFTLMALFAGKAKEIHWIMWLISALFVVYFAMDPILAAVG, via the coding sequence ATGGAAGCTTCAGGCTCTTCTACAACGCAGCAGTCTGCGTTGGATCGATATTTCAAAATCTCTGAACGCGGCTCCACCATCGGCACTGAAATCCGTGCAGGTGTAGTCACGTTCTTTGCCATGGCGTACATCATCATCCTGAACCCACTGATCCTGGGTACCGGTGAAGACGTCAATGGAAAAGTCCTCGGCATCCCCCAAGTTGCCGCCGCAACGGCACTGGCCGCAGGTGTGATGACCATTGCCTTCGGTTTAATTGCCCGCTATCCCTTCGGCATCGCCGCAGGCCTTGGCATTAACACCCTCGTTGCCGTGACCATGGTCTCTTCTGAAGGTTTGACCTGGGAAGAAGCAATGGGCTTGGTGGTCCTCGACGGTATCGTCATCGTGATCCTGGCCGTCTCTGGTTTCCGCACCGCGGTCTTTGCCGCCATCCCACCGTCAATGATCGCCGCGATGAGCGTGGGCATTGGTATGTTCATTGCCTTAATCGGCTTAGTTGATGCAGGCTTCGTGCGCCGCATCCCCGATGCCGCCCACACCACCGTGCCAGTAAGCCTGGGCACCGGCGGATCCATCGCCTCGTGGCCAACCTTCGTGTTCGTGCTCGGTCTGATCATCTGCGGTTTCATGGTCATCCGCAATGTGCGCGGCGGCCTGTTTATCGGCATCGTGCTCACCACCATCATCGCCATGGTGGTAGAGGCCATCACTGGTGCCGGTTCTTCTGCCGATGATCCGGTAGGCGGCTGGAACCTCGCAGTACCGACCTTCCCCGATGGCTTCGGCGGCATCCCGGACCTTTCCATCGTTGGCGATGTCTCCATCTTTGGTGCCTTTAGCCACGTCGGCGCCTTGGCAGCGACCTTGTTGCTCTTTACCTTGGTGTTGGCCAACTTCTTCGATGCCATGGGCACCATGACGGCACTGGGTAAGCAGGCTGAGCTTGTCGACGCCCAAGGCGTGCTGCCCGATATGAAAAAGGCCCTGATCGTCGAAGGTACTGGCGCCATTATTGGCGGTGGCGCTTCGGCTTCCTCCAATACCGTCTACGTGGATTCCGCGGCAGGTATTGCCGATGGTGCAAGGACCGGCCTGGCCAATGTGGTCACCGGCTTACTCTTCTTGCTGGCAATGTTCCTCACCCCCTTGTACGAGGTGGTACCGATCGAGGCTGCCGCACCAGTGCTCGTGATCGTTGGTGCGTTGATGATCGGCCAGGTTCGAGACATCGACTTCAACCAATTCCACATCGCCCTGCCGGCCTTCCTAACCATCGTGGTAATGCCCTTTACCTACTCCATTGCCAATGGCATTGGTGTTGGCTTCATCGCCTTTACCTTGATGGCACTGTTTGCTGGAAAGGCAAAAGAAATCCACTGGATTATGTGGCTGATCTCAGCCCTGTTCGTGGTCTACTTCGCCATGGATCCCATCCTCGCTGCGGTGGGTTAA
- a CDS encoding DUF6928 family protein: MAETSEHQTVVTLWYLTTADPAAVIQLQPKADRGFGRKLLAQLNPLWPITPIGQFALNRSAQASKDEFYIAGFPGLSIVQTCLDTAAPSAIPEQLRQAIPAAEVYAFLSEQRTGLGGFAHWKGGALKRSFAAMRERVFEDIGLPEPFEQPYWAGETAEPIGGIALPFVPLELVEAAQRAWLGFDPANANDINVVAYAIDGRPEPKVATPKATIGQVAQAASAKLGLGEQRRDYDDYEEHEEPERELDEYLAQGTSKARGWLHSASSAVSKTWQNIKERVRHVDRP; this comes from the coding sequence ATGGCTGAAACCTCGGAGCACCAAACGGTTGTCACGCTGTGGTATCTCACCACCGCGGATCCAGCCGCAGTGATTCAATTGCAGCCCAAGGCCGACCGCGGATTCGGCCGCAAATTGCTGGCACAACTCAACCCCTTGTGGCCGATCACGCCAATTGGGCAATTTGCGCTCAACCGTTCCGCACAGGCCTCAAAAGACGAGTTCTATATCGCCGGATTCCCCGGCTTGAGCATCGTCCAAACCTGCCTTGATACCGCCGCGCCTTCTGCCATCCCTGAACAATTGCGCCAGGCCATTCCCGCCGCCGAGGTGTATGCATTTTTAAGCGAGCAGCGCACTGGCCTTGGTGGTTTTGCGCATTGGAAAGGTGGTGCGCTGAAGCGTTCCTTCGCGGCGATGCGCGAGCGAGTGTTTGAAGATATCGGCCTTCCAGAACCTTTTGAGCAACCCTATTGGGCAGGAGAGACTGCAGAGCCGATCGGCGGTATTGCCCTGCCCTTCGTGCCCTTGGAATTGGTAGAAGCAGCACAGCGCGCCTGGCTCGGCTTTGATCCAGCAAACGCCAATGACATCAACGTGGTGGCCTATGCCATTGATGGGCGCCCAGAACCTAAGGTGGCAACTCCTAAAGCCACGATCGGGCAGGTGGCGCAGGCGGCGTCGGCAAAGCTTGGTTTGGGCGAACAGCGTCGCGATTATGACGATTATGAAGAACACGAGGAGCCGGAGCGAGAACTCGATGAGTACCTCGCCCAGGGCACCTCAAAGGCTCGGGGATGGCTTCACAGCGCTTCGAGTGCAGTGTCAAAGACGTGGCAGAACATCAAAGAGCGTGTGCGCCACGTTGATCGACCTTAA
- a CDS encoding TrmH family RNA methyltransferase, with the protein MLEHLTNPDDPRLDDFRDLNHSDQRPDLPGGKGLVIAEGPLVVGRLLASRFPVRKLIGFPSKLESFLAEPGISELVQDVEIYSLDRPTLAKVAGFDMHRGLLAAADRVEEMSIEQAIQGATTIAVLEGVGDHENIGSMFRNAAGMGVDAVLFGNGCADPLYRRVVRVSMGHVLRTPFASFGGKRATWHKELDQLREAGFRLVSLTPDANAAHLADALVDASGKPFEKVALLVGAEGPGLSEKTMRATDIRARIPMAEGTDSLNLATAAAIAFYERDRSLKVDQRGAHAL; encoded by the coding sequence ATGCTTGAGCACCTCACCAACCCAGACGATCCCCGCCTAGATGATTTCCGCGATCTGAATCATTCAGACCAGCGCCCAGATCTTCCAGGCGGCAAGGGATTGGTGATCGCCGAAGGCCCCTTGGTGGTAGGCAGGCTGCTTGCATCGCGCTTCCCGGTGAGAAAGCTCATCGGATTTCCCTCCAAGCTGGAATCCTTCCTGGCCGAACCGGGCATCAGTGAGCTGGTCCAAGACGTAGAAATCTATAGTCTCGATCGCCCCACCCTGGCAAAGGTCGCAGGTTTTGATATGCACCGCGGGCTGCTGGCTGCAGCAGACCGCGTAGAGGAGATGAGCATCGAGCAGGCGATTCAGGGTGCTACAACCATCGCGGTGCTTGAAGGGGTGGGGGATCATGAAAATATTGGCTCGATGTTTCGCAACGCCGCAGGCATGGGTGTTGATGCCGTGCTCTTTGGCAATGGATGCGCCGATCCGCTGTACCGCAGGGTAGTGCGAGTATCAATGGGCCACGTGCTGCGCACCCCCTTTGCCAGCTTTGGTGGCAAAAGGGCCACCTGGCACAAAGAATTGGATCAACTCCGCGAAGCCGGCTTCAGGCTCGTATCGCTAACCCCAGACGCCAACGCCGCCCACTTAGCAGATGCCCTAGTCGATGCATCGGGCAAGCCCTTTGAAAAGGTGGCTCTTTTAGTTGGGGCAGAAGGCCCAGGTTTAAGCGAAAAGACGATGCGAGCCACCGATATCCGCGCGAGAATCCCTATGGCTGAGGGCACCGATTCTTTAAACCTGGCCACCGCTGCGGCCATTGCCTTTTATGAACGCGACCGCAGCCTTAAGGTCGATCAACGTGGCGCACACGCTCTTTGA
- the sepH gene encoding septation protein SepH, which translates to MRELRLIPEESTHSSLVFEASDNQEQFFLAVDDSLRNALNVAQPESPEPEHNEDEQPEQAQVEAEATEKPSRQQKEVDPRLTNPLKMRPREIQERLRRGGTIAELAQENGVTESRIEPFAHPVLLERSRIANMAKQSNPVRDDGPAQLTLWEILATAFAARGMELQDATWDAYRDSANQWVIKVTWQSGLSEQSAEWNFVLHGAGAKTTVARNAVAADLIDPNFAQPVRNLSAVQQQPEVEEVEQEEETTVEGELLQHPEPQPRKRRKAVTPSWEDVLLGVRTNTKRPRS; encoded by the coding sequence ATGCGCGAACTTCGCCTGATCCCCGAGGAATCAACTCATTCTTCGCTGGTGTTTGAGGCCAGCGACAATCAAGAACAGTTCTTCTTGGCTGTCGATGATTCGCTGCGCAATGCGCTCAACGTTGCTCAACCTGAAAGCCCTGAGCCAGAGCACAACGAAGATGAACAGCCCGAGCAGGCGCAGGTGGAGGCAGAAGCAACAGAGAAGCCTTCACGCCAGCAAAAAGAGGTTGACCCGCGCCTGACTAACCCGCTGAAGATGCGCCCGCGTGAGATTCAAGAGCGCCTTCGTCGCGGTGGCACCATTGCAGAGCTTGCACAAGAAAATGGCGTGACCGAATCGCGCATCGAGCCTTTTGCACACCCGGTTTTGCTGGAGCGTTCCCGCATTGCCAATATGGCCAAGCAATCCAATCCCGTGCGCGATGATGGCCCGGCACAACTTACATTGTGGGAAATCCTGGCCACCGCCTTCGCCGCCCGCGGCATGGAGCTACAAGATGCCACCTGGGATGCCTACCGCGATAGCGCGAATCAGTGGGTGATCAAGGTGACGTGGCAATCGGGTTTGAGCGAGCAAAGTGCCGAATGGAACTTTGTATTGCACGGCGCCGGCGCCAAAACTACCGTGGCGCGCAACGCCGTGGCCGCCGATTTGATCGACCCCAACTTCGCGCAACCTGTACGCAATTTAAGTGCCGTACAACAGCAGCCCGAAGTAGAAGAAGTTGAGCAAGAAGAGGAAACCACCGTCGAAGGTGAGCTCTTGCAGCATCCTGAACCACAGCCGCGGAAGCGTCGAAAAGCTGTAACGCCAAGCTGGGAAGACGTGCTGCTTGGGGTGCGCACCAACACCAAACGCCCGAGGTCATAA
- a CDS encoding aldo/keto reductase, producing the protein MKGMSQAEVNIPTVSLNDGSEMPVLGFGTWNLEGAECIRAVREAIEVGYRHIDTAAIYKNEEAVGQAVREAIAAGDVTREELFITSKVWNNQQGDQEVQQAFQASLKRLDMEFIDCMMVHWPWPQRGLYVESYEALAKIQGLGQLRSIAVANFYPEVLEEIIQATGIAPVLNQVELHPGFSQAQLRAVHKELGVMTEAWSPLGRGDLLGDPKIVSIADELEKTPAQVVLRWLVQLGCSAVPKSSQQQRQFENADIFNFELSDEQMQAITSMDDEGGRLFQSPFEFPGEVRQ; encoded by the coding sequence ATGAAAGGCATGAGTCAAGCAGAAGTGAACATTCCAACCGTGAGCCTCAATGATGGTTCCGAGATGCCAGTGCTTGGATTTGGCACTTGGAATTTAGAGGGTGCCGAGTGCATTCGAGCAGTGCGCGAAGCCATCGAGGTGGGTTATCGCCACATTGATACTGCCGCCATTTATAAGAATGAGGAGGCGGTAGGCCAGGCGGTACGTGAAGCGATTGCTGCAGGCGATGTCACAAGAGAAGAGCTGTTCATCACCTCGAAGGTGTGGAATAACCAGCAGGGTGATCAGGAAGTGCAGCAGGCGTTCCAGGCTTCGCTGAAGCGCTTGGACATGGAGTTCATTGATTGCATGATGGTGCACTGGCCTTGGCCGCAGCGAGGCTTGTATGTGGAGTCCTATGAGGCTCTGGCAAAGATCCAAGGTCTTGGCCAGCTTCGTTCCATTGCGGTGGCGAACTTCTACCCCGAGGTATTAGAGGAGATCATCCAGGCCACCGGCATCGCGCCCGTGCTAAACCAGGTGGAGTTGCACCCTGGTTTTTCTCAAGCGCAGTTGCGTGCGGTGCATAAAGAACTCGGTGTGATGACGGAGGCGTGGTCGCCTTTGGGTCGCGGCGATTTGCTCGGCGATCCAAAGATTGTGAGCATCGCAGATGAGCTTGAAAAAACTCCCGCTCAGGTGGTACTTCGCTGGCTTGTGCAGCTCGGTTGCTCTGCTGTGCCGAAGTCTTCGCAGCAGCAACGCCAGTTTGAAAACGCCGACATTTTCAATTTTGAGCTTTCCGACGAACAAATGCAGGCCATCACCAGCATGGATGATGAAGGCGGCAGGCTGTTTCAAAGCCCCTTCGAATTCCCCGGTGAGGTGCGTCAGTGA
- a CDS encoding glutaminyl-peptide cyclotransferase → MPSNHRLFTPYAIALCTSLGLLLGGCQSAEQQQPEAMQVEILETRPFDPSVFTQGIEVTDHGLLVSSGMYGQSSIFYRDDQGNRLHEQQLEPELFGEGSTQFGNTVWQLTWRAGEAIERDATTLEQRRRVQYEGEGWGLCSFDDVLVMSDGTSTLRLLDPHSFEERTRLEVQGLSSADSKINELACVQGDDGREVYANVFLSTNVLKISLDDDSAELRGLIDASSVPNRAVSNPDHVLNGIANIPGSDEFWITGKRWPDIYRVRFH, encoded by the coding sequence ATGCCCAGCAACCATCGCCTCTTCACCCCTTACGCTATAGCCCTTTGCACAAGCCTTGGGCTTCTTCTTGGCGGCTGCCAGAGTGCTGAGCAGCAACAACCCGAGGCGATGCAGGTGGAGATTTTAGAAACTCGCCCCTTTGATCCAAGTGTGTTCACCCAAGGCATTGAGGTCACTGATCATGGTTTGCTTGTCTCCAGTGGCATGTACGGCCAAAGCAGCATTTTTTATCGCGATGATCAAGGCAATCGCCTGCATGAACAGCAGCTTGAACCGGAGCTTTTTGGTGAGGGCAGCACGCAATTTGGCAACACGGTCTGGCAGCTCACTTGGCGTGCTGGCGAGGCCATCGAGCGCGATGCCACCACCTTGGAGCAGCGCCGCCGAGTGCAGTATGAAGGCGAGGGCTGGGGTTTGTGCTCTTTTGATGATGTGCTGGTGATGTCCGATGGCACGAGCACATTGCGCCTGCTTGATCCCCATAGCTTCGAAGAACGAACCCGCTTAGAGGTACAGGGGCTTTCGAGTGCTGATTCCAAGATCAATGAGCTTGCCTGCGTCCAAGGCGATGATGGCCGTGAGGTATATGCCAATGTGTTTTTAAGCACCAATGTGCTCAAGATCAGTCTGGATGATGATTCTGCCGAGCTTCGTGGGCTTATCGACGCCTCCTCTGTGCCCAACCGGGCTGTTTCAAACCCCGATCATGTGCTCAATGGAATTGCGAATATCCCCGGCAGTGATGAATTTTGGATCACTGGTAAGCGTTGGCCGGATATCTATCGCGTGAGATTTCACTAA